In Mangifera indica cultivar Alphonso chromosome 1, CATAS_Mindica_2.1, whole genome shotgun sequence, a single genomic region encodes these proteins:
- the LOC123200447 gene encoding protein SHOOT GRAVITROPISM 6 isoform X1 has protein sequence MASSSSGIPVPAKEAIQVLVLSLADESPLVRRESMSSLKDIVALNPLLVLDCCYAVSKGGRRRFGNMAGIFQVMAVGIRALDKKDVDPAFMAKLSKIATAEIISSKELNADWQRAAAGLLVAIGSHLPDLMMEEIFLCFSGAISALPAMVQILADFASADALQFTPRLKGVLSRVLPVLGNVRDVHRPIFANAFKCWCQAAGQYSLDFPSHSFLDGDILSFLNSAFELLLRAWATSRDFKVRTSTVDALGQMVGLIARTQLKSALPRLVPTILELYKRDQYTALLATSSLYNLLNASLLSETGPPLLDFEDLTVILSTLLPVVCIYNDCKESSSFSVGLKTYNEVQRCFLTVGLVYPDDLFLFLLNKCRLKEEPLTFGALCVLKHLLPRSSEAWHSKRPLLVEAVKSLLDEQNLGVQKAVSELIVVMASHCYLTGPSGELFVEYLVRHCALSDRDQYDHESSKVGIFGPAELRAICEKGLLLITFTIPEMEHILWPFLLKMIIPRVYTGTSATVCRCISELCRHRSSYSNAMLDECKDRAGIPNPEELFARLVVLLHDPLAREQQATHILMVLYYLAPLFPKNINLFWQDEIPKMKAYVSDTEDLKLDPSYQETWDDMIINFLSESLDVIQDTAWVISLGYAFTEQYVLYTPDDEHSALLHRCLGILLQKVDDRAYVRDKIDWMYKQANIAIPSNRLGLAKAMGLVAASHLDTVLDKLKAILDNVGQSIFQRILSFFSDGRRMEESDDIHAALALMYGYAARYAPSTVIEARIDALVGTNMLSRLLHVRHPTAKQAVITAIDLLGRAVINAAENGASFPLKRRDQLLDYILTLMGVDENDDFADSSLELLRTQALALSACTTLVSVEPKLTIDTRNRVMKATLGFFALPNDPIEVVNPLIDNLITLLCAILLMSGEDGRSRADQLLHILQQIDQYVSSPVEYQRRRGSLAVHEMLLKFRTLCAGGYCALGCHGNCTHNKQIDRTVHGNFLNLPSAYVFPSREALCLGDRVIMYLPRCADTNSEVRKLSAQILDQLFSFSLSLPRSLGSNSVVDIEMSYSALSSLEDVIAILRSDASIDPSEVFNRIVSSVCTLLTKDELVGTLHSCTTAICDRIKQSAEGAIQAVIEFVTKRGAELSETDISRTTQSLLSAAVHVTEKHLRLETLGAISSLAENTNSKIVFNEVLAAAGRDIVTKDISRLRGGWPMQDAFYVFSQHSVLSYLFLEHLISALNQSPVLKGDKEKGEISSHFADTQMDDDILQAAILAFTAFFRGGGKIGKKAVEQSYAPVLAALIIQLGSCHSLARSGQHEPLRALLAAFQAFCECVGDLEMGKILARGGEQHEKEKWVNLIGDVAGCISIKRPKEVQTICLILTKSLNRQQSFQREAAAAALSEFIRYSGAYNSLLEQMVEALCRYVSDESPTVRCLCLKGLVQIPSNNIYQYTTQVLGVILALLDDLDESVQLTSVSCLLMILESSTNDAVEPILLNLSVRLRNLQACMNAKIRANAFAAFGILSNFGVGEQREAFLEQIHGAFSRLILHLYDDDLSVRQACRNTLKRIAPLMEMEGLIGLFNLHGFSSDHRVDYEGFLRDLARQLLLHAPSRVDNCVASTIQAFEAPWPTIQANAIYFSSSIISLSDDQRILALYYTQVFGVLVGKMSRSSEAIVRATCSSSLGLLLKSPNSASWRTATLERVD, from the exons ATGGCTTCTTCAAGTTCAGGAATCCCCGTTCCGGCTAAAG AAGCCATTCAGGTCCTGGTCTTATCACTCGCAGATGAATCTCCTCTCGTTAGACGGGAATCCATGTCGTCTCTCAAAGATATCGTCGCCTT GAACCCGCTCTTGGTTCTTGATTGCTGCTATGCTGTTTCTAAAGGAGGACGTCGG CGGTTTGGGAACATGGCTGGGATATTTCAAGTAATGGCAGTTGGGATTCGTGCATTAGATAAAAAAGATGTTGATCCAGCTTTCATGGCCAAGCTCTCTAAGATTGCCACTGCCGAGATCATCTCTTCCAAG GAACTAAATGCTGATTGGCAAAGAGCGGCTGCTGGGCTACTTGTTGCAATAGGCTCACATTTGCCTGACCTT ATGATGGAAGAAATATTTCTCTGTTTTTCTGGGGCAATATCAGCTTTGCCAGCTATGGTTCAAATACTTGCAGACTTTGCCTCTGCTGATG CTTTACAGTTCACTCCACGACTGAAAGGTGTCCTGTCACGAGTTCTGCCTGTACTTGGAAATGTGCGAGATGTCCACCGTCCGATATTTGCAAATG CATTTAAATGTTGGTGCCAGGCTGCTGGGCAATACAGTCTTGATTTCCCTTCACATTCCTTTCTTGATGGTGACATCCT GTCATTTTTGAATTCTGCTTTTGAGCTTTTATTGAGAGCTTGGGCAACGTCACGGGATTTTAAg GTTCGCACATCAACTGTGGATGCGCTGGGTCAAATGGTTGGTCTTATTGCGCGGACTCAATTAAAGAGTGCTTTGCCAAGACTTGTTCCCACTATATTGGAATT GTATAAAAGAGATCAATATACTGCACTTCTTGCAACAAGTAGTCTTTACAATCTTTTAAACGCATCATTACTTTCAGAAACAGGTCCTCCCTTGCTTGATTTTGAG GACCTCACAGTTATCTTATCAACACTGCTTCCTGTGGTTTGCATTTATAATGACTGTAAAGAGAGTTCATCTTTTTCAGTGGGACTAAAG ACGTATAATGAAGTTCAGCGGTGTTTTCTTACTGTTGGCTTGGTGTACCCGGACgatttatttttgttccttCTAAAT AAATGCCGGCTAAAGGAAGAACCTTTGACTTTCGGTGCACTTTGTGTTCTAAAGCACCTCTTGCCAAG GTCGTCTGAAGCTTGGCATAGTAAACGACCTTTGCTTGTTGAAGCGGTGAAGTCCTTACTGGATGAACAAAATTTAGGTGTCCAAAAGGCTGTTTCTGAG TTGATTGTGGTCATGGCTTCACATTGCTATTTGACTGGTCCTTCTGGGGAGTTGTTTGTTGAATATCTTGTACGCCATTGTGCTTTGTCAGATCGGGATCAATATGACCATGAGAGCTCCAAG GTAGGGATATTTGGTCCAGCAGAGCTAAGAGCAATATGTGAAAAGGGCCTTCTTTTAATAACTTTTACAATTCCTGAGATGGAG CACATTCTTTGGCCTTTTCTATTAAAGATGATCATTCCACGAGTTTATACTGGCACATCTGCCACT gtTTGCAGATGCATCTCAGAATTATGTAGACATAGATCTTCTTATAGCAATGCCATGCTAGATGAGTGCAAAGATCGTGCTGGTATTCCAAATCCTGAG GAGTTATTTGCTCGATTGGTGGTGCTCTTGCATGATCCTCTGGCTAGGGAGCAACAGGCAACTCATATTTTGATG GTTCTCTATTATCTGGCACCTCTCTTTCCAAAGAACATTAACTTATTTTGGCAAGATGAG ATTCCAAAAATGAAGGCATATGTTAGTGATACAGAAGACCTAAAGCTGGATCCTTCATACCAGGAGACATGGGATGACATGATAATCAAT TTTCTTTCAGAATCTTTGGATGTAATTCAAGACACTGCTTGGGTGATTTCTCTTGGATATGCATTTACTGAACAATACGTGCTTTATACACCTGATGATGAGCATTCAGCACTTCTTCACCg TTGCCTGGGTATTCTTCTTCAGAAAGTTGATGATAGGGCTTATGTTCGTGATAAGATTGATTGGATGTACAAACAAGCCAATATTGCTATTCCAAGTAACAGGCTTGGTTTGGCAAAAGCTATGGGATTG GTTGCAGCATCCCACTTGGACACTGTACTGGATAAGCTAAAAGCTATTCTGGATAATGTTGGGCAAAGTATTTTTCAGAG AATATTATCTTTCTTCTCAGATGGTCGTAGAATGGAAGAATCTGATGATATACATGCTGCTTTGGCTTTAATGTATGGATATGCTGCAAGATATGCCCCATCAACAGTTATTGAAGCCAGAATCGATGCACTTGTT GGGACAAATATGCTTTCACGGCTTCTTCATGTACGCCACCCAACAGCAAAGCAGGCTGTTATAACTGCTATCGATTTACTAG GCCGTGCTGTCATTAATGCTGCAGAAAATGGTGCATCTTTCCCTTTGAAAAGGAGAGACCAGTTGCTCGACTACATATTAACTTTGATGGGCGTagatgaaaatgatgattttgctgaTTCAAGTCTTGAACTTCTACGCACTCAG GCCCTTGCTCTAAGTGCGTGTACTACCTTGGTTTCCGTGGAGCCAAAGCTGACAATTGATACAAGAAATCGTGTTATGAAg GCCACCTTAGGGTTCTTTGCATTACCAAATGACCCGATAGAAGTTGTCAATCCACTTATTGACAACCTTATTACTCTTTTATGTGCGATTCTTCTAATGAG TGGAGAGGATGGAAGAAGTCGAGCAGACCAACTATTGCATATTTTGcaacaaattgatcaatatgTTTCTTCACCTGTGGAATATCAAAGGAGAAGAGGTTCTCTTGCAGTGCATGAGATGCTTCTGAAGTTTCGGACACTTTGTGCTGGTGGCTATTGTGCACTAGGCTGCCATGGGAATTGCACACACAACAAGCAGATTGACCGTACTGTGCACgggaattttttaaacttaccAT CAGCATATGTATTTCCCAGTCGTGAAGCCCTGTGTTTGGGAGATAGGGTGATAATGTATCTTCCACGTTGTGCAGACACTAATTCTGAAGTTAGAAAACTTTCTGCTCAG aTTCTTGATCAGCTCTTCAGCTTCTCTCTTTCACTTCCAAGGTCTCTTGGTTCGAATTCAGTTGTGGATATAGAAATGTCTTACAGTGCGTTGTCCTCCCTTGAGGATGTTATTGCCATTTTGAGAAGt GATGCTTCTATTGATCCATCAGAGGTTTTCAACAGAATTGTTTCTTCTGTTTGTACTCTGTTGACGAAGGACGAG CTTGTAGGCACATTGCATAGTTGTACCACGGCTATATGTGATAGAATTAAACAGTCTGCTGAAGGGGCTATTCAAGCTGTAATTGAGTTTGTTACAAAGAGGGGAGCTGAACTGAGTGAAACTGATATTTCAAg GACCACTCAATCTTTGCTCTCTGCTGCAGTTCATGTGACTGAGAAACATCTGCGGTTGGAAACTCTTGGTGCT ATTTCTTCTCTAGCGGAGAACACcaattcaaaaattgttttcaatgAAGTATTGGCTGCTGCTGGAAGGGATATAGTCACAAAGGACATATCTAGACTGCGTGGTGGCTGGCCCATGCAGGATGCTTTCTAT GTTTTCTCCCAACATTCTGTTCTTTCTTATTTATTCCTGGAGCATCTTATTTCCGCCCTTAATCAGAGTCCTGTTCTTAAGGGTGACAAGGAGAAAGGAGAAATTTCAAGTCATTTTGCTGATACTCAGATGGATGATGACATTTTGCAAGCTGCTATTTTGGCTTTCACTGCCTTTTTCAG GGGTGGTGGTAAAATTGGAAAGAAAGCTGTTGAGCAAAGTTATGCTCCTGTTCTTGCTGCACTCATAATCCAACTGGGAAGTTGTCACAGTCTAGCTAGATCTGGTCAGCATGAACCATTACG AGCTCTGTTAGCTGCATTTCAGGCTTTTTGTGAATGTGTTGGAGACCTTGAAATGGGAAAG ATTTTGGCTAGAGGTGGAGAGCAACATGAAAAAGAGAAGTGGGTTAATCTTATTGGAGATGTAGCTGGATGCATCTCTATAAAGAGACCAAAAGAG GTTCAaactatttgtttaattttaactaaatccTTAAACCGGCAACAAAGTTTTCAAAGAGAAGCTGCAGCTGCTGCACTGTCGGAGTTCATCCGCTATAG TGGTGCATATAATTCCCTATTGGAACAGATGGTTGAGGCCCTCTGTCGATACGTATCAGATGAATCTCCAACTGTTAGATGCCTTTGTCTAAAGGGACTAGTGCAG ATACCATCCAACAATATTTATCAGTACACTACTCAAGTTCTTGGTGTGATATTGGCATTGCTTGATGATTTGGATGAGTCAGTGCAACTGACTTCGGTATCATGCCTGCTGATG ATTCTTGAGTCATCAACCAATGATGCTGTGGAACCTATTTTGCTGAATCTTTCTGTGCGGCTCCGAAATCTTCAA GCATGCATGAATGCAAAAATACGGGCAAATGCCTTTGCAGCATTTGGGATTCTAAGCAACTTTGGAGTTGGGGAACAACGGGAGGCATTTCTTGAGCAG ATTCATGGCGCCTTCTCACGCTTGATTTTGCACCTTTATGATGACGATCTTAGTGTTAGACAGGCTTGTCGA AATACCCTCAAACGAATCGCCCCTTTGATGGAAATGGAAGGATTGATTGGTTTGTTCAACTTACATGGTTTTAGTTCTGACCATCG AGTTGACTATGAAGGATTTTTAAGAGATCTCGCTAGGCAGTTACTGCTTCATGCTCCCTCCAGAGTTGACAATTGCGTTGCATCAACCATACAG GCTTTTGAAGCACCATGGCCCACAATTCAGGCAAATGCGATATACTTCTCCAGTAGCATAATCTCTCTTTCTGATGATCAACGTATATTAGCTCTGTATTATACACAG GTGTTTGGAGTGCTGGTTGGTAAGATGAGTCGCTCATCGGAGGCAATTGTTAGAGCAACATGCTCTTCATCACTGGGCTTGctacttaaatcacctaattcaGCTTCATGGAGAACAGCTACACTTGAGCGTGTGGACTGA
- the LOC123200447 gene encoding protein SHOOT GRAVITROPISM 6 isoform X3, with product MASSSSGIPVPAKEAIQVLVLSLADESPLVRRESMSSLKDIVALNPLLVLDCCYAVSKGGRRRFGNMAGIFQVMAVGIRALDKKDVDPAFMAKLSKIATAEIISSKELNADWQRAAAGLLVAIGSHLPDLMMEEIFLCFSGAISALPAMVQILADFASADALQFTPRLKGVLSRVLPVLGNVRDVHRPIFANAFKCWCQAAGQYSLDFPSHSFLDGDILSFLNSAFELLLRAWATSRDFKVRTSTVDALGQMVGLIARTQLKSALPRLVPTILELYKRDQYTALLATSSLYNLLNASLLSETGPPLLDFEDLTVILSTLLPVVCIYNDCKESSSFSVGLKTYNEVQRCFLTVGLVYPDDLFLFLLNKCRLKEEPLTFGALCVLKHLLPRSSEAWHSKRPLLVEAVKSLLDEQNLGVQKAVSELIVVMASHCYLTGPSGELFVEYLVRHCALSDRDQYDHESSKVGIFGPAELRAICEKGLLLITFTIPEMEHILWPFLLKMIIPRVYTGTSATVCRCISELCRHRSSYSNAMLDECKDRAGIPNPEELFARLVVLLHDPLAREQQATHILMVLYYLAPLFPKNINLFWQDEIPKMKAYVSDTEDLKLDPSYQETWDDMIINFLSESLDVIQDTAWVISLGYAFTEQYVLYTPDDEHSALLHRCLGILLQKVDDRAYVRDKIDWMYKQANIAIPSNRLGLAKAMGLVAASHLDTVLDKLKAILDNVGQSIFQRILSFFSDGRRMEESDDIHAALALMYGYAARYAPSTVIEARIDALVGTNMLSRLLHVRHPTAKQAVITAIDLLGRAVINAAENGASFPLKRRDQLLDYILTLMGVDENDDFADSSLELLRTQALALSACTTLVSVEPKLTIDTRNRVMKATLGFFALPNDPIEVVNPLIDNLITLLCAILLMSGEDGRSRADQLLHILQQIDQYVSSPVEYQRRRGSLAVHEMLLKFRTLCAGGYCALGCHGNCTHNKQIDRTVHGNFLNLPSAYVFPSREALCLGDRVIMYLPRCADTNSEVRKLSAQILDQLFSFSLSLPRSLGSNSVVDIEMSYSALSSLEDVIAILRSDASIDPSEVFNRIVSSVCTLLTKDELVGTLHSCTTAICDRIKQSAEGAIQAVIEFVTKRGAELSETDISRTTQSLLSAAVHVTEKHLRLETLGAISSLAENTNSKIVFNEVLAAAGRDIVTKDISRLRGGWPMQDAFYVFSQHSVLSYLFLEHLISALNQSPVLKGDKEKGEISSHFADTQMDDDILQAAILAFTAFFRGGGKIGKKAVEQSYAPVLAALIIQLGSCHSLARSGQHEPLRALLAAFQAFCECVGDLEMGKILARGGEQHEKEKWVNLIGDVAGCISIKRPKEVQTICLILTKSLNRQQSFQREAAAAALSEFIRYSGAYNSLLEQMVEALCRYVSDESPTVRCLCLKGLVQIPSNNIYQYTTQVLGVILALLDDLDESVQLTSVSCLLMILESSTNDAVEPILLNLSVRLRNLQACMNAKIRANAFAAFGILSNFGVGEQREAFLEQIHGAFSRLILHLYDDDLSVRQACRNTLKRIAPLMEMEGLIGLFNLHGFSSDHRVDYEGFLRDLARQLLLHAPSRVDNCVASTIQVFGVLVGKMSRSSEAIVRATCSSSLGLLLKSPNSASWRTATLERVD from the exons ATGGCTTCTTCAAGTTCAGGAATCCCCGTTCCGGCTAAAG AAGCCATTCAGGTCCTGGTCTTATCACTCGCAGATGAATCTCCTCTCGTTAGACGGGAATCCATGTCGTCTCTCAAAGATATCGTCGCCTT GAACCCGCTCTTGGTTCTTGATTGCTGCTATGCTGTTTCTAAAGGAGGACGTCGG CGGTTTGGGAACATGGCTGGGATATTTCAAGTAATGGCAGTTGGGATTCGTGCATTAGATAAAAAAGATGTTGATCCAGCTTTCATGGCCAAGCTCTCTAAGATTGCCACTGCCGAGATCATCTCTTCCAAG GAACTAAATGCTGATTGGCAAAGAGCGGCTGCTGGGCTACTTGTTGCAATAGGCTCACATTTGCCTGACCTT ATGATGGAAGAAATATTTCTCTGTTTTTCTGGGGCAATATCAGCTTTGCCAGCTATGGTTCAAATACTTGCAGACTTTGCCTCTGCTGATG CTTTACAGTTCACTCCACGACTGAAAGGTGTCCTGTCACGAGTTCTGCCTGTACTTGGAAATGTGCGAGATGTCCACCGTCCGATATTTGCAAATG CATTTAAATGTTGGTGCCAGGCTGCTGGGCAATACAGTCTTGATTTCCCTTCACATTCCTTTCTTGATGGTGACATCCT GTCATTTTTGAATTCTGCTTTTGAGCTTTTATTGAGAGCTTGGGCAACGTCACGGGATTTTAAg GTTCGCACATCAACTGTGGATGCGCTGGGTCAAATGGTTGGTCTTATTGCGCGGACTCAATTAAAGAGTGCTTTGCCAAGACTTGTTCCCACTATATTGGAATT GTATAAAAGAGATCAATATACTGCACTTCTTGCAACAAGTAGTCTTTACAATCTTTTAAACGCATCATTACTTTCAGAAACAGGTCCTCCCTTGCTTGATTTTGAG GACCTCACAGTTATCTTATCAACACTGCTTCCTGTGGTTTGCATTTATAATGACTGTAAAGAGAGTTCATCTTTTTCAGTGGGACTAAAG ACGTATAATGAAGTTCAGCGGTGTTTTCTTACTGTTGGCTTGGTGTACCCGGACgatttatttttgttccttCTAAAT AAATGCCGGCTAAAGGAAGAACCTTTGACTTTCGGTGCACTTTGTGTTCTAAAGCACCTCTTGCCAAG GTCGTCTGAAGCTTGGCATAGTAAACGACCTTTGCTTGTTGAAGCGGTGAAGTCCTTACTGGATGAACAAAATTTAGGTGTCCAAAAGGCTGTTTCTGAG TTGATTGTGGTCATGGCTTCACATTGCTATTTGACTGGTCCTTCTGGGGAGTTGTTTGTTGAATATCTTGTACGCCATTGTGCTTTGTCAGATCGGGATCAATATGACCATGAGAGCTCCAAG GTAGGGATATTTGGTCCAGCAGAGCTAAGAGCAATATGTGAAAAGGGCCTTCTTTTAATAACTTTTACAATTCCTGAGATGGAG CACATTCTTTGGCCTTTTCTATTAAAGATGATCATTCCACGAGTTTATACTGGCACATCTGCCACT gtTTGCAGATGCATCTCAGAATTATGTAGACATAGATCTTCTTATAGCAATGCCATGCTAGATGAGTGCAAAGATCGTGCTGGTATTCCAAATCCTGAG GAGTTATTTGCTCGATTGGTGGTGCTCTTGCATGATCCTCTGGCTAGGGAGCAACAGGCAACTCATATTTTGATG GTTCTCTATTATCTGGCACCTCTCTTTCCAAAGAACATTAACTTATTTTGGCAAGATGAG ATTCCAAAAATGAAGGCATATGTTAGTGATACAGAAGACCTAAAGCTGGATCCTTCATACCAGGAGACATGGGATGACATGATAATCAAT TTTCTTTCAGAATCTTTGGATGTAATTCAAGACACTGCTTGGGTGATTTCTCTTGGATATGCATTTACTGAACAATACGTGCTTTATACACCTGATGATGAGCATTCAGCACTTCTTCACCg TTGCCTGGGTATTCTTCTTCAGAAAGTTGATGATAGGGCTTATGTTCGTGATAAGATTGATTGGATGTACAAACAAGCCAATATTGCTATTCCAAGTAACAGGCTTGGTTTGGCAAAAGCTATGGGATTG GTTGCAGCATCCCACTTGGACACTGTACTGGATAAGCTAAAAGCTATTCTGGATAATGTTGGGCAAAGTATTTTTCAGAG AATATTATCTTTCTTCTCAGATGGTCGTAGAATGGAAGAATCTGATGATATACATGCTGCTTTGGCTTTAATGTATGGATATGCTGCAAGATATGCCCCATCAACAGTTATTGAAGCCAGAATCGATGCACTTGTT GGGACAAATATGCTTTCACGGCTTCTTCATGTACGCCACCCAACAGCAAAGCAGGCTGTTATAACTGCTATCGATTTACTAG GCCGTGCTGTCATTAATGCTGCAGAAAATGGTGCATCTTTCCCTTTGAAAAGGAGAGACCAGTTGCTCGACTACATATTAACTTTGATGGGCGTagatgaaaatgatgattttgctgaTTCAAGTCTTGAACTTCTACGCACTCAG GCCCTTGCTCTAAGTGCGTGTACTACCTTGGTTTCCGTGGAGCCAAAGCTGACAATTGATACAAGAAATCGTGTTATGAAg GCCACCTTAGGGTTCTTTGCATTACCAAATGACCCGATAGAAGTTGTCAATCCACTTATTGACAACCTTATTACTCTTTTATGTGCGATTCTTCTAATGAG TGGAGAGGATGGAAGAAGTCGAGCAGACCAACTATTGCATATTTTGcaacaaattgatcaatatgTTTCTTCACCTGTGGAATATCAAAGGAGAAGAGGTTCTCTTGCAGTGCATGAGATGCTTCTGAAGTTTCGGACACTTTGTGCTGGTGGCTATTGTGCACTAGGCTGCCATGGGAATTGCACACACAACAAGCAGATTGACCGTACTGTGCACgggaattttttaaacttaccAT CAGCATATGTATTTCCCAGTCGTGAAGCCCTGTGTTTGGGAGATAGGGTGATAATGTATCTTCCACGTTGTGCAGACACTAATTCTGAAGTTAGAAAACTTTCTGCTCAG aTTCTTGATCAGCTCTTCAGCTTCTCTCTTTCACTTCCAAGGTCTCTTGGTTCGAATTCAGTTGTGGATATAGAAATGTCTTACAGTGCGTTGTCCTCCCTTGAGGATGTTATTGCCATTTTGAGAAGt GATGCTTCTATTGATCCATCAGAGGTTTTCAACAGAATTGTTTCTTCTGTTTGTACTCTGTTGACGAAGGACGAG CTTGTAGGCACATTGCATAGTTGTACCACGGCTATATGTGATAGAATTAAACAGTCTGCTGAAGGGGCTATTCAAGCTGTAATTGAGTTTGTTACAAAGAGGGGAGCTGAACTGAGTGAAACTGATATTTCAAg GACCACTCAATCTTTGCTCTCTGCTGCAGTTCATGTGACTGAGAAACATCTGCGGTTGGAAACTCTTGGTGCT ATTTCTTCTCTAGCGGAGAACACcaattcaaaaattgttttcaatgAAGTATTGGCTGCTGCTGGAAGGGATATAGTCACAAAGGACATATCTAGACTGCGTGGTGGCTGGCCCATGCAGGATGCTTTCTAT GTTTTCTCCCAACATTCTGTTCTTTCTTATTTATTCCTGGAGCATCTTATTTCCGCCCTTAATCAGAGTCCTGTTCTTAAGGGTGACAAGGAGAAAGGAGAAATTTCAAGTCATTTTGCTGATACTCAGATGGATGATGACATTTTGCAAGCTGCTATTTTGGCTTTCACTGCCTTTTTCAG GGGTGGTGGTAAAATTGGAAAGAAAGCTGTTGAGCAAAGTTATGCTCCTGTTCTTGCTGCACTCATAATCCAACTGGGAAGTTGTCACAGTCTAGCTAGATCTGGTCAGCATGAACCATTACG AGCTCTGTTAGCTGCATTTCAGGCTTTTTGTGAATGTGTTGGAGACCTTGAAATGGGAAAG ATTTTGGCTAGAGGTGGAGAGCAACATGAAAAAGAGAAGTGGGTTAATCTTATTGGAGATGTAGCTGGATGCATCTCTATAAAGAGACCAAAAGAG GTTCAaactatttgtttaattttaactaaatccTTAAACCGGCAACAAAGTTTTCAAAGAGAAGCTGCAGCTGCTGCACTGTCGGAGTTCATCCGCTATAG TGGTGCATATAATTCCCTATTGGAACAGATGGTTGAGGCCCTCTGTCGATACGTATCAGATGAATCTCCAACTGTTAGATGCCTTTGTCTAAAGGGACTAGTGCAG ATACCATCCAACAATATTTATCAGTACACTACTCAAGTTCTTGGTGTGATATTGGCATTGCTTGATGATTTGGATGAGTCAGTGCAACTGACTTCGGTATCATGCCTGCTGATG ATTCTTGAGTCATCAACCAATGATGCTGTGGAACCTATTTTGCTGAATCTTTCTGTGCGGCTCCGAAATCTTCAA GCATGCATGAATGCAAAAATACGGGCAAATGCCTTTGCAGCATTTGGGATTCTAAGCAACTTTGGAGTTGGGGAACAACGGGAGGCATTTCTTGAGCAG ATTCATGGCGCCTTCTCACGCTTGATTTTGCACCTTTATGATGACGATCTTAGTGTTAGACAGGCTTGTCGA AATACCCTCAAACGAATCGCCCCTTTGATGGAAATGGAAGGATTGATTGGTTTGTTCAACTTACATGGTTTTAGTTCTGACCATCG AGTTGACTATGAAGGATTTTTAAGAGATCTCGCTAGGCAGTTACTGCTTCATGCTCCCTCCAGAGTTGACAATTGCGTTGCATCAACCATACAG GTGTTTGGAGTGCTGGTTGGTAAGATGAGTCGCTCATCGGAGGCAATTGTTAGAGCAACATGCTCTTCATCACTGGGCTTGctacttaaatcacctaattcaGCTTCATGGAGAACAGCTACACTTGAGCGTGTGGACTGA